One Capsicum annuum cultivar UCD-10X-F1 chromosome 2, UCD10Xv1.1, whole genome shotgun sequence genomic window carries:
- the LOC107859296 gene encoding senescence-specific cysteine protease SAG39-like: protein MALTINWKLVFLALLVLVMWASQATSRDLSEASKVQKHEKWMARFGHVYRDDAEKAKRLKIFKDNVDYIESTNKAVIRPYKLSINGFADLTNEEFRATHNGYKMSSHREPSRTISFRYDNITAPATMDWRKKGSVTGVKDQGQCGCCWAFSAVAATEGINKIKTGKLISLSEQELVDCNTSSDMGCEGGLMDDSIKFIMKNHGLATESNYPYEGTDGTCKTVKESSHAAKITGYEDVPATSESALLNVVAMQLVSVAIDASGSDFQFYSSGVFTGECGIELDHSVTAVGYGKTSDGTKYWLVKNLWGTSWGENGYIRMQRGIDAEEGLCGIAMEGSYPTA, encoded by the exons ATGGCTTTGACAATCAATTGGAAACTTGTTTTTCTAGCTTTACTAGTGTTAGTAATGTGGGCTTCTCAAGCCACATCTCGTGACTTAAGTGAAGCCTCGAAGGTCCAGAAACACGAGAAGTGGATGGCTCGCTTTGGGCATGTGTACAGAGATGATGCAGAGAAGgcaaaaaggttaaaaatattcAAGGACAATGTTGATTACATTGAGTCTACAAACAAGGCTGTAATTAGGCCTTATAAGTTGAGCATCAATGGATTTGCGGATTTGACAAATGAGGAATTTAGAGCCACTCACAACGGATACAAAATGTCTTCTCATCGAGAACCATCAAGAACAATATCATTCAGGTATGATAATATAACTGCTCCAGCTACCATGGATTGGAGAAAGAAGGGTTCTGTTACGGGAGTTAAGGATCAAGGGCAATGTG GATGTTGCTGGGCATTTTCCGCTGTTGCTGCTACTGAAGGGATCAACAAGATCAAAACTGGTAAGTTGATATCTTTATCTGAGCAAGAACTCGTGGACTGCAACACAAGTTCAGATATGGGATGTGAGGGAGGTCTTATGGATGATTCTATTAAATTCATCATGAAGAATCACGGTCTCGCTACTGAATCTAATTATCCATACGAGGGAACGGATGGGACTTGCAAAACCGTAAAGGAATCCAGCCATGCTGCTAAGATTACTGGTTATGAAGATGTTCCAGCCACTAGTGAATCTGCTCTGTTGAATGTTGTTGCTATGCAACTGGTATCGGTCGCCATTGATGCTAGTGGCTCAGATTTCCAGTTCTACTCTAGTGGTGTTTTTACTGGAGAATGTGGGATAGAGTTAGATCACAGTGTAACAGCTGTTGGATATGGAAAAACTAGTGATGGGACAAAGTATTGGTTAGTCAAGAACTTGTGGGGGACTAGCTGGGGCGAGAACGGTTACATTAGAATGCAAAGAGGCATTGATGCTGAGGAAGGACTTTGTGGAATTGCTATGGAAGGTTCTTATCCAACTGCTTAG